CTTATATTCAAGCCAATTGTTAATATTATTTTTCATGTATATCAATCTAACCAAACGATCAAGAGTAAATTCTTTTTTACCTTTAATCACTGGTGAACCTAAGACCCTTAAAGAACGTTTTTCTAAAGTCTCTTGAAAAAGAAAATGTAAAAATTTTTCTTTTCCTTTAAAGATCATAGAAATTAGATCTTTTTTTGCAATACCAGAAAAAATCAGCTTTTGTATACAATCAATATCATCTTCTTTAACCGATTTTTTGAGTAATTTTGTTCTTTGAACAATATTAAGAACCTTTTTAAGAGCCTTTTCTTCAGTATCATGAGTTTTTTCTCCAGTAGCGTATTCGTAATCATCACACCATTTCTCAAAATTTATTTTTTCTTCTTTTCCAATAATATGTCCATTGTGAATATATTTTTTAATATCTTTTAATAATAACAAACCACTATCAAGCATGATGCGCAGCCTACGTGGCTTATATAGTTGATATTGAAGTATAGGATGATTAAAATCTTCTACATGACAAAAATATTTCTTATCATTCAAATGATCATCTTTAGATGTCTTGTTACTAATTAATATTTTCCCATTATCCCCTATGATCTTAGCAACATTTTCAATCCATTGTTTATGTCGATTATCAACTTGAACCAATGGCGATACATTCCCTACACCATACACAACCGATTGAAGTAAATAAAGTGCATTCGCATTTCCATTACAAAAATAAAATTGGAGAGACACATCAGACGGCAAAGCCCGTATTATACCTCCTTTCAATAATTCTGTAACAAAATCACTCTTATCAAAACCATCCCAGAGATCATTACCATGACTTTGTACCATTGTTTTTGCTGCCAAAATAAATAATGAATTAGGCGTTTCTGTGTCTTTTTTTTTCCCGTTTACATATATAGGAGTACTAGCTATACATGCAGGAGCAAGAAATTGTGACAGATCGTGCATGATCTGTTTATTGTCTTTACGCGCTACTATTTTGCTACTATCTTTAGCAGAAGAGATAGTCTCCTCTTCCATTGAGCTCAAAGACTGAATTTGAAATAAGAGCAAACCTATACCAAAAAGTATACGTAATATACCAATCATATAATACTTTCAACAAAAAAATATCTTCATCACATGGTTAAAAAACTTACCTGACTTTCTAAATGCTAGACATTACCGTTCCAAAAAAAGTAGATATATAGTAATGACTATATAAAATAAAAGGAATATTGTGAACAAGATACTATTTATTTTTTTATTTTTAATTTTTCCAATCTGTTCAATAGAAAAACGTGTATTATTTTTAGATAAAACAACGAGGGATAACTTAGATCAAGCAGTAAATGCTGAGTGGACTATTGTTGGCGGTGGACCAGCAGGTATCACTGTTATTGGATTACTATTAGATGCAGGTGTTGACCCTTCAAGTATTATTTGGATTGACCCAGAATTTAATGTGGGCAGAATTGGTAAATATTATAGCACAGTACCTGCAAATAGTTTAACTAAAAATTTTATTGCATACATTAACGCATGCAAGGAATTTTCTACATATCAAAGTGAAGCCATACAACATTTAAAAGAATGCGATCCTGAAAAGGAATGTGTTTTAGATTTAATTGTTCGACCACTCCAGGATATCACCAATATTTTACGCAATAAAATATTGTCACTTGAAGATCACGTTGAACAATTAAATTTCAACAATAATATCTGGAACATACATACACACAACTGCTGTTTTAAAAGCAATCATGTTGTTCTGGCAACAGGGTGTAGACCACGCACACTCAATTATATAAAGGATAAAGAAATTCAGCTTGATGTAGCACTTACAAAAGAAGAACTCGCAAAACAAATTGAAAAAAATGACACAATTGCTGTAGTTGGTGATAAGCATTCCGCAATGCTGATACTCAAATTTTTATCTGAACTTCCGATAGCACGTATCATGAATTTCTATCGTAGCAAACCAATATATTGGACAGATCCTGGTGCAGAAAATAGTGGCTTGAGCGGCATTGCAGCAGAATGGGCAAAAGAGGTTTATGAACAAAATCCACCACATAATTTATTAAAAATTTTTAGTTGTGATGAAACGCTTACACTCTGGACAGCATTATGTACTAAAATTATTTACGCTGTTGGCTATGAGCGTAACCCACTACCATCAATAAATGGCCAAACAACTATTTCATATGACGATACTACCGGCATAGTCATGCCACGATTATTTGGTATAGGAATTGCATTTCCAGAGCAATATATCGCATCAAATGGCAATATCGAACATAAAGTAGGCTTGCGTGAATTCAGTGAATATGCACAAAAAGTTATACCATTGTGGATGCAACAGAAAAAAGACTCAGTACGGCATCTGCTACCATTTGACAGACTATTTAATATCAGCTACGTATGCTTACAGCGTAAATAATAATACTTATAATGCATACCTAATACAAAAACTATATAAACCAGCTCTTACACCAACTCACACATGAATTAAAAGTATGCGCACAAAATAAGCTAATCGACACTAACGATTTAGTTATCAATCTTGTAGGCTTGCGAAAAATATAATAATATATAGGCTCTTGTTCCTCAAGCAACTCTTCTAATTCCTCTATACCATTAGGAGATTCTTTTATTTCATTTATTCTCTTTGTAAGAAATTCTTTAAATTTATTTTTATTGCCATCATTAGGTACGTCGGCATCTATTTCAACACAATTCATTTGTTGAATATCTTGTAAAATTGCAAGGTTGTTCAGATCAGACGATTCGATACAATGTAACGCAGCTTTGTATAATCCCATTTCAATAAAGTATTTGCATGTGTTTTTTACATCATCATCCGATGATACTTCATACCCGTTTCTTAATCTAAGAAAATCAAATTTTATACGATAATTCGCAAGCAAACAAGAAAAGTTTATCCACGTACTAATGGGAAGTTTTACAGGAATATTTTTTTTTGCAAAAAGCTTAAGAAGCATTCTTACACGATTCATATTTGCAGTATCAAAACGAGGACACCTAATGTTTCCATCATAATAAAGATCTTCTTTAAGAAAATTAATAAAATTTGGTAAAAAAATACCTGCTTGCATCAAAGTATAAACCATCATAGAATCCTTAGTTTTACCATGATGAGTCCTATCTTCTTTATCCTTCCAAGCACACTCTGTTGCACCATTTTCTATCAAAAAATGTACAACATTACTACCAAAAGTTGAGTACCTGTAAGTATTGATTGCATAACATAATGGTGTTTTTTTTTCATAATACGATAATTCTTTATTAAAAAACGGTACAACCGGTTTATTTAATACACCAATCTCTTTCACAAGTTCTATAAAAGATTTAATGTGATCATATATTAACAATCGCTCATCAACAACTCTCTCAAGATTATCGTCGTTAAAATATTCTTGCATTAAAATTACTAATATTTTCATAGCAGCATCATTACATGTAAGATTCTCTTTATTTATTACAAGCGAAACCAAATTGGCAACAGTTATTGGCCTTTTTTTTACTTTTCCATTTTTTTTTATTTCTATTTTTCCAATTCTTGTTATTGGCGCTTTTAAAGCGCTTAGCATACATTCTTTGGAAAGACTGAAAAGAAACGATAAAAATTTTGTTTTTCCTTTAAAAATCAAAGAAACTAAATCTTTTTTTGCAATACCAGAAAAAATCAACTTTTGTATACAATCAATATCATCATCTTTAACCGCTTTTTTGAGCAATTTTGTTCTTCTGACAATATTAGGAATATCAGTGCTTTTGTATTCATTAAAAAATTGTATACATGCATCTATATCTTTTCTTTCAATATCATCACACCTAATGCCATCCAGGTATCGCTTAACATCCTTTGGTAAAAACAAACCACTATCAAATAAAATGCGTAGCCGATCTGGCTTATATAGTTCATACATATAAATTGGCAATTCCACATCAGACGCTATAATATCGGCGAACTTCTCGATCCACTCTTTATGTCGATTATCAACTTTAACCAATGGAGATACATTTCCTACACCATACACAACCGATTGAAGCAAATAAAGTGCATTCGCATTTCCATTACAAAAATAAAATGGAAGAGACAAATCAGACAAAAAGCTCAACATACAATTACTTTTTATTATTTCGCTGTAATTATACTTTTTATCACGATTTTTCCAAAGATTAGCACCATACTGTTTCCCCGCTGCTATTGTTGCCAAGACAACTAGTGAGTTAGGTGTTTTTGTACCTTTTTCTTGTCCATCTATACATGTAGAAGCAAATCGCAGCATTTCATAAGTTTCCTCTTCAAATCCTTGATATACTCCTATACTATTACTCTCTACAGAAAAAATAGCCTCTTCTTCCATTGCCTTCAAAGACTGAATTTGAAATAAGAGTAAACCTATACCAAAAAGTATACGTAACATACTAATCATATAATGCCCTAATAAAAAGCACATTCTAATAGACTTAAAAAATTGGTCTGACAACCTAAATACTAAAGATTTATGTCCCCAAAAAAGTAGACTCGTAATAATACAAGTATATAAAACAAAAGGAATAGTGTAAACAAGACACTATTTATTTTATTATTTTTAATTTTTTTAATCTGTTCAATAGATAAATATGTATTATTTTTAGATAAACTATGCTTACATGCGTAAATAACACTTATTTTGTTTTAAGTGATTGCAAATATTTATAACATTCATCTTTTGTGTTTTGATTTATTCTTTCATAAAGGGATATCTGTTTAGTACCTATTTTTTTGTCTAAATCTATAGCACACGTTTCAACAAGAAGCCTCAAAAGAGGTACACTGGCGCTATGATTTAAATAAATATTATACAAATAGTTCGTACGACAATACTTATTGTTCTTCTTGAAGTTACCATAATTGTAAAGAACAGTTACTGAATCAAATAAATAACCAGAATTTTTTATATTTTCATTCATAGTTACCTTTTTGTCATTATCGTGAATAAATCGAAAAATAGGATAAAATTTTTCAATAGCATCTATTGTATAAGAAGGTATCTGTGAGAGAACAGGAATGAGATCTATAGGTTGTATTTTTTCTGAATCATAAAACAATAGTGAAAATTCATCTGAGTTTTTAAAGCCAATTTCAAAAGTAACAAATGGTACACATTCTTCTGGGCATGCCAACTGAAAAAATCGCTTAACATGTGCAGTGGTAATTTCTTTTGTTTCGAGATTTAATAACATATTTGGCCGTAAATATATTGTTGCTTTCTCTTTAACAAGCGAAAGAATTTCCATTTGCTTGTTCTTTTCTTCATCCTTTTTCAATAAGCCATATGCAATATACTTTTTGGCCAATAACTGCCACTGCTGGTTAATTGTTTGTTGATCAATACCAACATCAAGCATAAGCCTAGCTTTTTCTGCATTATTTTGTTCAATATAGTCAACAAATAACTTCTCTTTATTTTCACGATTACATAGCTGAGTTGCTGCTGTTTCAATATCTGTAATATATTTTTGCAATATTTTTTGAAATGAAGGAAAAATATGAATTTGTCTTTGATAATAACTAATCAATGCCTGCTTACTTAATACTTGAGCATTAAATACAATCGACCACCATGGAACATCATACCTTCTGGTAATTGGAGCAATACCAGTTCGTAACTTTCCAATAATTTGATAATATTTTTCATCTGAATAACTAGAATATAATTCACCTTGATGCACAGAAATTCTTTGCCAATCCAATAGATCTTTTTTCCATACTTTTGCTGTTTTTTTTAGACAATGTAAAAGATCGCAGTTATAAGAAGATAAAATTGATTTGGGAAGCTTCATGCTTGAAAATTCATAAAATGCCAAAAATGTGGCATGTGGATCACCATTATATGTATAAAAAAGCGTAACCAAGCTTTTTATTTTTTTTGTCAAAATAGGATCACCCGCAATAAGATAAAAAAGCTCACTCTCTTGCCCAGATCCCTTTTTAAAAAATAACAATGACTGTGCTAGTGTTTTCGGAAATGTTTCTGGAAACAAATCGTATTGTGCCTTTAAAAATGCAACCTCTCTAACACATCTATCAGTCAAAGACATATTTTGCCTGTAAACTACTGATAACGGAAAAACATCTGAAACAACATGCACTTTTGCTTTACACTCTTTTTGTTCTCCTTCTTTTTTATCCCTCATCCCATATACAAAAAACGGATATACACAAGAAAATATAAATATTAAAAAATAATATTCATACATACCATTATCCCTCTAAGAAAAATTTGTAAAATATAAGGAAAATTGCTCGTGCAGTTTTTTTACGTACACAGTATTAAAAACACATATACCAATTGGAATACATAAAATAAGCACGCTATGGGATAAAAAAGGATACAATAAAAAGATATACGTAATAACTTTATGGATTAATACACCTGTCAAAAACATAATGAACAATGCTGGAAAATTATATAATCCCATTAAAAGTGAACGAATAACTGAAAAAAAACTGTTAATTAACGATGCTTGAGCATCAAGTAAAAAAAATGGAAAAAGTAGTATTGAGATACACAAGTATGCATATACAGGCAATAAAAATAGAGAAGTACGTGAATAAAAAAAACACAATGCAACAAGTAAATGATTTAATAAAAAGAGCACAAATAATTCGATTGCTAAGAAAACACAAAAATGCACTATATAGTGTTTAAAATAGAAAAAATTTTTTTTAAGAACTGAAGGCCTAGAACAAAGATAACTTGCAAATAACCAGGGAACAAGCATAGCAATAACAAGTGCAAATGTTATCGGATGGGTAATACGTGAAGAAAATCCCAAAAAAAATACAAACTTAAGCACAAAGTGCTTTTGCCCTATAATAGCTATAACAAAAAAAGGTAAAAAATAGGTAAATATATGTTTATACGTACGAAGTATATTTGCAATCGTTACCAACACAAATAACTTAAAACTATTCGGTACAAATAACTCTAATGACTTTTTCCATGATTGAACAAATTGCACAAGATAATTCATATAATAATATCCTGCCCAAATAACTTTTATGATTTCTTTCTCATGACTGCACGTAAAATTTTCTTACGCAGGCGAATACTTTTTGGTGTCACCTCAATCAGTTCATCTGGACGAATCCATTCCATGCAAGTTTCAAGCGTCATAACACGAGGTGGTGCAAGTTTAACACTATCATCCGAACCAGACGCACGCATGTTTGTTAGTTTTTTACCTTTACACGGATTCACTGCCATATCATCAGCTCGAGCACTTTCTCCAATAATCATACCTTCATACACTTGGTCACCAGGCTTAACAAATAAGATACCTCGCGCTTGTAAGTTATCAAGTGAGTAAGAAGTAACTGTACCTGTCTCAATTGAAGTCATTGCACCTTTTATGCGTGTTGGAATATCACCTTTATATGGTTCATAACCATGAAAACTAAAACTAACGATACCTGTACCACGTGTATCAGTCAAAAATTGACTCCTAAATCCAAGAAGCGCTCGAGAGGGAACTGCAAACTCAAGTCGCATTCTTCCATCATCGTATGTAGCCATATTTTCTACAACAGACTTACGTTTACCTAAATACTCCATTACCACGCCTTGGTATTCTTGTGGAACATCAATAACCACATATTCAATTGGCTCATGTTTTTTGCCATCAATTGTTTTATAAATAACTTCTGGTGCAGAAACCTGTAACTCAAAACCCTCACGCCGCATATTTTCTATCAATACACCTAAATGCAATTGTCCACGACCAGACACTTTAAAAATTTCTGGCGATTCAGTATCTTCTACGCGTAATGCAACATTTGTCTTAAGTTCTTTTTGTAAACGATCTCTGATTTGACGAGAAGTAAGCAAGTCACCTTCCTTACCAGAAAATGGTGAATTGTTTACAGAAAAATATACCGATAACGTTGGCTCGTCAATTGCAACGTACGGATACGGCAATGGATGATCAACATCACATAGCGTTGTACCAATTGAAACAGGTTCAGTAAAACCTGTTACCGCAACAATATCGCCAACAATAGCAGTATGTGTTTCAACTTTATCAAGTCCAAAAAAGGTAAATAATTTTGTAATCTTAAGCGGTTTACCAACCGTATCATCTTTACACGGAACTACCTGTTGATCAAGCGCTATAGAGCCACTAAACACACGGCCAATTGCAATCTGCCCTAAAAAATCTGAATGATCTAAGTTAGTAACCAACAACTGTAAATTATCTTTTTTTGGCTGTGGTGCAGGAACTTTTTGTATAATCGCATCAAATATTGGCTGCA
This genomic window from Candidatus Dependentiae bacterium contains:
- the typA gene encoding translational GTPase TypA — protein: MNTRDYLKTRNIAIIAHVDHGKTTLVDQLLKQSGTLEAKQEAAERVMDSDQIEKERGITILAKNTGIKLGDYTINIVDTPGHSDFGGEVERTLQMVEGFLLLVDAAEGVLPGTRFVLRKALQLGLKPIVLINKIDRKDADIARTEESVHDLFLDLAIHEDQLEFPVLYGSGKLGFASTNSDDRSGDMQPIFDAIIQKVPAPQPKKDNLQLLVTNLDHSDFLGQIAIGRVFSGSIALDQQVVPCKDDTVGKPLKITKLFTFFGLDKVETHTAIVGDIVAVTGFTEPVSIGTTLCDVDHPLPYPYVAIDEPTLSVYFSVNNSPFSGKEGDLLTSRQIRDRLQKELKTNVALRVEDTESPEIFKVSGRGQLHLGVLIENMRREGFELQVSAPEVIYKTIDGKKHEPIEYVVIDVPQEYQGVVMEYLGKRKSVVENMATYDDGRMRLEFAVPSRALLGFRSQFLTDTRGTGIVSFSFHGYEPYKGDIPTRIKGAMTSIETGTVTSYSLDNLQARGILFVKPGDQVYEGMIIGESARADDMAVNPCKGKKLTNMRASGSDDSVKLAPPRVMTLETCMEWIRPDELIEVTPKSIRLRKKILRAVMRKKS